Proteins encoded by one window of Primulina huaijiensis isolate GDHJ02 chromosome 1, ASM1229523v2, whole genome shotgun sequence:
- the LOC140985820 gene encoding PAN domain-containing protein At5g03700-like yields the protein MCSTLQMDSIFRSLNHILLLEILCAMYRITSSSNAGESPTPQELRVGFKVVSDPSVSSFQPILSDSTGNYSLGFLRTNKNQLTLSVIHAPSSVPVWSENTNPLARWAQPTELFFNGSLVLSDSRTGVFWSTDTLGDRVWLSSTSNLQIQNLDGATVLWQSFDFPSDTLVENQNFTTSMSFVSSNGLYSMRLGQNYFGLYANFMGSNSGPGQMYLKHRALEAKADIVDGQPIYLVLKPDGYLGMFQIGSTPVDVEAFNSFQQNTSGNLRVRIEPDGNLKGYFWTGSKWVLDYQAISDPCELPSSCGSYGLCTPGKACSCLDNRTVGDSGKCTSPENRISGDFCGAYDNRYKVLRRSGVELPFKELMAYQKMDSLYQCESACERNCTCWGAAYSNDSGFCYMLGFPIQTLLAIGDDTKMGYFKVKEGVGKKGMDAWLGIGLGLLFGAIVIFVGVLGLGWYRMRKVGVKGYLEDDSCAGIGPYKDLGAASFRSIELSER from the coding sequence atgtgTTCAACGCTTCAAATGGATAGCATCTTCAGATCACTGAATCATATCCTTCTCCTCGAAATTCTCTGCGCTATGTATAGGATCACGAGCAGCTCGAATGCCGGAGAATCCCCAACGCCGCAGGAGCTTCGAGTCGGATTCAAAGTAGTTTCAGATCCGTCTGTTTCATCTTTCCAACCCATACTCAGCGATTCAACTGGTAACTACTCATTGGGTTTCCTCAGAACTAACAAGAACCAGCTCACTTTATCTGTGATCCACGCGCCGTCTTCCGTGCCGGTTTGGTCCGAAAACACGAACCCTTTGGCCAGATGGGCGCAACCGACTGAACTTTTCTTTAATGGAAGCTTAGTATTATCCGACTCCCGCACGGGGGTATTCTGGTCAACCGATACTCTCGGGGACCGTGTTTGGCTCTCCAGTACCTCGAATCTCCAAATCCAGAATCTTGATGGCGCCACTGTATTGTGGCAAAGTTTTGATTTTCCCTCGGATACGCTCGTGGAAAACCAGAATTTCACCACTTCCATGAGTTTTGTTTCATCGAATGGCCTTTATTCGATGCGGTTGGGTCAGAATTACTTCGGGTTATACGCTAATTTCATGGGTTCAAACTCGGGACCGGGCCAAATGTATCTGAAGCATCGAGCTCTAGAGGCTAAAGCGGATATAGTTGATGGTCAGCCTATATACCTGGTCCTCAAGCCCGATGGATATTTGGGCATGTTCCAAATCGGGTCGACCCCGGTGGATGTCGAAGCTTTCAACAGTTTCCAACAAAATACGTCGGGTAATCTACGGGTCCGGATCGAACCCGACGGTAACCTCAAAGGGTATTTCTGGACCGGGTCGAAGTGGGTACTGGATTACCAAGCAATATCCGACCCATGCGAGTTACCCAGTTCTTGCGGGTCGTACGGGCTTTGCACACCGGGAAAGGCATGCTCCTGTTTAGACAACCGGACAGTGGGTGACTCCGGCAAGTGCACGTCGCCGGAGAATCGGATTTCCGGCGATTTTTGCGGAGCTTACGACAACAGATACAAAGTACTACGTAGAAGTGGGGTCGAACTGCCATTCAAAGAATTAATGGCGTACCAAAAAATGGACTCCTTGTACCAATGCGAGTCGGCATGTGAACGAAATTGCACGTGCTGGGGAGCGGCGTACAGTAACGACTCGGGGTTCTGCTACATGCTAGGATTTCCCATACAGACACTATTGGCTATCGGGGATGACACAAAAATGGGGTATTTTAAAGTGAAAGAGGGTGTAGGGAAGAAGGGAATGGATGCATGGTTGGGGATAGGCCTGGGATTACTATTTGGGGCGATTGTGATATTTGTAGGAGTTTTGGGGTTGGGTTGGTATAGGATGAGGAAAGTAGGGGTAAAAGGCTATTTAGAAGATGACAGTTGCGCTGGGATTGGGCCATACAAGGATTTGGGAGCTGCAAGTTTCAGGTCAATTGAATTAAGTGAGAGGTGA
- the LOC140972592 gene encoding putative phytosulfokines 6, translated as MKEISKIKVISLFILLIISHTSARLLPTHQVDKTEIKLNEKSSALEDDFSSLMGMEECGDKDEECLKRRMIAEAHLDYIYTQHHKKP; from the exons ATGAAAGAAATCTCAAAAATCAAAGTTATTTCACTATTTATTCTTTTAATCATTTCGCATACATCTGCTCGCCTTCTCCCCACACATCAAG TTGATAAAACAGAGATTAAGCTTAATGAAAAAAGCAGCGCACTGGAAGATGATTTTTCCAGT TTGATGGGAATGGAGGAATGTGGTGATAAAGATGAGGAGTGCTTAAAGAGAAGAATGATCGCTGAAGCTCATCTGGACTACATTTACACACAGCACCATAAAAAACCAtag